The genomic window CATGCTCTTTTTTTGAGTTATTATCCGGCCCAAGGTGGCAAGCCCATGGACCCTGAAGTGTATCCACGTCCCTCAGGTATTTACCGTATtccattttaactttttttttttttggggggggggaaTAATAAATTATGGCAGTTAGTAGTAAAATAAATGACTTGATTGATAGGGGAGGTGTACTTGTGCGGAATGTCATCCGAGGTTGAGGTGCCGGAGGATCCAGAGCAGATAGTGGGCGACCCAGAATCATTAGAGGTGCTAAAGAGAGTAGCCAGTACGGTGTCGAGCCATTTGGTAGAAGGAGAGGCACTGTTGAAGGCGGAGCAAGCATGCTTCTTGCCATGCACTGACGATAGTGTTCCCGTAATCGGGGAGATTCCCGGGGTGAAGGGTTGTTATGTTGCCACTGGGCACAACTGTTGGGGTATTTTAAACGGTCCTGCTACTGGGGCTGCAATGGCTGAGCTTATAGTAGATGGGCAGTCCACCATTGTTGATCTTGCTCAGTTTAGTCCTGCCAGATTTGTTGGGCGTAGAAGAAAGGGCTAGCTGGTATTTTTGTACAGAAACTGTGATGAAAGTGTACGCATCGTTTCCAATTAAAGATCTTTGTTTGTTCTGTATGGTGAACATCTTCAAGTAGCCTTCCTTCCTCATCTATAACAAGTTGGTGAAAACCCCTCTCCATGTTTGTCCTTGAGGTGAAGAACAGAAGTGAACTTTTCGCCCATAGTGTTAAACAGCCACCTAGTTCCCTGACTTTTAATTTTGCCCATTCATAACAAATTTAACAAAGTAGATATTAatgcatttgaaaaaaaaaagtgtttgagGATGAAAACAACACTACATTTGTCTGTGCTCGGCTGCCTGTCAGAAAAATGTGAAGagaataaaggttttttttaacaatatcattatatctaatcaatcttttgatttgaaattcttgacttggtttaaaattaaattgttttctagttatcttgaaataatttaattgatttaatagatctaaaaataacttaatttatcgataaaaaaaaatatttgaagataaaatgaagaagaaaaatgaatgaaattaattgaaaaaatatttttgttgaatttttttatctaacttggatttaaaattaatttatgtggaagttgttttaaagtgattttgtttattttgtcgATTTTGTCGCTCCAAAAATAACTTGATTGAtcggtaaaaaaaatctatagaagaaatcgagaaaaaaatgatgaaattgattaaaaaaaaacatttatactcAGATCTTTACTTAGCTCAAGTTTAAAATTGAATTGTGTAAGAGTTGTTCTAATGTAATCCAGACAACTTCACATATCCATAAACAATCCAAACAACTGTATTTTTATATTCGAAACAATTTTGGTCAAGCCACAACGAGAGCGCAGAAAATAACCTAGTTATATTCTAGAGGTGTTAAAACTAAACAGTCTATTTGTAATGTTTGCATTATCTAACCCGACCCAACGTATCAAATTCAGATAATATAGATATTACAAATGACAATGGtttaaaaaacttaagaaaTTGATATAACAGGTCGGGTGGTAGATTGAGATTTTTGAAACCGAGTACCCGATTCAACTTGTATATCATATACTCTTTTTGTCTTTAGTTATTGATAGtttataaattgaataatttttttcattttatttagaaaagtcTCAGCCTTAAAGTTTTTGATATTGAGCTTCCTATTTGATTTCTTTaacgtaacaaaaaattactTCTCTCTTTTGCTGAATGGAACAAAGAGTTAACTAAAATTTAATGGTGATGCAATGTATAAAAATTAGACCTAACATTGAGGATATCATGGTATATACCGTCCATGCTATAGGCCGCTTCTAAATGTGAACCTTTGAAAATTAGCAATATAAACTCAacccatgaatatatataatatccataaaaaaattagttcaacCTGATTTATTCAACTCATTCTAGTccccaaaaaaaattgaatgggtCAAGTCTACAATTTGTAAATAATCAAAAGTTAGATTAGATACAATTATGGATCCAAACTCGACCCAACTATATCCACAAACATCGATATTATTAGCAAAAACATCAATAcaacacttttcttttcttttcttgtaaatataatttttttttaatttcatcctttaacatcaGACTTATTGAGGattaagatttataatttgtcttgatttattttctttcaggtTATCCTTGTCTCATGACTCAAGGCATGAGTTTTGTGGGTTAACTCGGATGATTCAAGTGTTTATgagtcttatttttttgtaattgaggttttttttttaattttattctttaatatttaggttaattgagaattaagtttcataatttgtttcgtttTGCTTTTTACGAGGTTATCTTAGTTTCATGATCTGAGTTATGAGTTAACCTAGTTGGTTCAagtttttctgggttttttgttgtaattgatttttttttcattttcatcctttaatatttgggttaattaggaattaatcttcataatctattttagtttttttttctaagaggttatcATAGTTTCATAACTCGAGTCAAAGGCTTGGCAGgttgactttgtttttctttttgttctttttttattgaattttttaaattcatccttcaatttaAGCTTCATAATCTATTCTGATTTGCTTTCCATTAGGTTATTTTGGTCTCATGATgcaagtttgacatgttaaccctagttgactcaggtttttttgttattttttaattgatttatatttcaatttcattcttcaacattgagttatttAAGAATTGggctttaatatattttttatttgttttctatgaggttatcactaTCTCATGATCCAATCCTTGAATTTTAcatgttaacttgggttgacctaggtcaatctaatatgttgtcatcttaatatatatatattttttaaaatgtcgtcttaaaatttttttaggcaaactatgtttttttttttttctgattgttCAGGTTGCTTTTAAACTTGCCAAGTTAATGAAGTAACATCAGATTAATCcctacttgatttaatttttttctttcttgaaaacacGTGAGCAATacttaaatattgtttttaatgttttttttaaattaatttgacttgCAACTTAGAAGGGGTACATAATCTAGTTATAGAAAACACTAAAAGGCATaggttttttaatgtatatgttCATTGTTCACTCTCTCGCATTTTACTGTGCACTcactatttaaatttttttattttttcatttgggtccaaacctttttttacgtgattatattgtttttggccaaattaaagaaaaattggattaaatttgttgactaacaaaaaaattgaaagacaagggataaaactgaaaaaaacatcataaatgggtgatggtttcaaagttctaaaaaaagatcactttagtcctcaaacttcaCATATTATACCTATTTGTTTCCTTAATATCTTCTCAATTCAATTAtggtacaaaaatttatttttgttatttttttttgttcttggtttaagagaggagagagagagtaatTGTTAGATTTCAacggtagagagagaaaaatgttgTTGTTACCGATTCCAGTTATTAAAATGATCGATCTTTATGTCAaaagatttgatttaatttgatgaaaggagttcaaattaagttttttttaccttgaaagtgcctaaaaaacatatttgaactcGGGAAGATTTTTAGTTTCGggttaattttgagttttgaggtgtttttttatgtttttttaggctATATATGGATTTATCAAGATGTTTAAGGTATTTTCTAAGTGTTTTAGgtcaattttggtacaaaagtttatttttgttgcctTTTAGCTATGGTTTGAGACATgaaaggggagagagagagagagagacagagagagagagattgttagATTCTAGtggtaaagagaaaaaaaaaatcattgacaccGACTTGTGCCACCAAgacaattgatttttatatcaaataatttcattttataagGGGGGTTcaatttatgtttatatatatatataaaagacctTGAGAGTGCCTAGAAATATTGATATAAGCCTAGAAAGAATTTTGGTTTCggattgattttgggttttctgAGGGCATAGATGGATTTAGCAAGGTGTTCAAGGTATTTTCAGGTAAAACAATTTCAATCCTGATTTTCCAGCCACTATAGTGATTGGAATCTTGTCAAAATTAGACAacgattttatttataaaaaaaaacaattggggCTTTGccccaaaaacaaaattaagcgTCTATGCATATAGGCCCTTACTAAATAAGTCAGATCTAGCATCGTCtgtctttttttgtaattttttaaatttatgcattattatatgtatttttcaaaataattttttaatttatatttaaattaatacatcttctctcttttattgtttttttgaacctcttttaaataactattattttttacctATTTTGTATACATTTAGTTTTTGAAcaaattattctaattcatctataattttttttatgttttgtataaatagaaaatatttacttttggataatatttctaatatatgtaaaattacataatatttttttcttttttttattcaatcaatttcatgtgtgtctatttctattatcatttgattaaatacaaatttaattttagtaaaaaaatattattaaacacaaaTGTATCAAAGTCGTGTATTGCGAATTcatatatcttgatttatatatgtttttaaattttttaatttttatcttcatttattattaattttatttatttattaatatacatagttctcgatttatttgattatatataaaaataacttttttatttacacttaatttttttaatgtataaaaatatgttgataAAGCTTCTATAtacaactgttttttttttttaaatatattatctgCAGCCAAGAACGGGTAAAATAAATGGTATATTCTACAAGCTGACAGCCTGAAACTTAACCACCGTATCTCTTCAACTTCTTTCTCCTTCGCGCCATTTCATGACTCGACCGTTAAACATTCAAAAAGCCAAGTTCCAATGACATACAAAACAGCTTACCACCTCTCGATTCTACTAAGACACTGCGCCAATCACTCTTTAATCTATCAAGCCAAACAAATCAATGCCCAAATCGTTTTAAGTAACTACCTCAGCAACGTTACCCTTCAAACTGATCTCTTGTTAGCCTACTCGAAATCTGGGTTTCTTCTAGAAGCTCGTAAAGTGTTTGATAGAATGCCTGAAAGAAACATGCATTCGTGGAATATTATGATGTCATCGTATGCGCAGAATTATTGTTACTCTGATGCTATTTGTATCTTTGATGAGTTTTTGAAAATGGGTTTTCGACCGGATCACTATACGTTGCCTCCACTGTTTAAGGCAGTAGCTGGAGTGGGAGATTGTTATTTGGGGTTTGTGCTTCATGGTTGGGTGATTAGACTTGGTTTTGAGGGATATGTTGTTGTGGGAAGTTCTGTTCTGGATTTTTACTTGAAAGGTGGGAAATTGGTTGAGGCGAAGCGAGTGTTTTCTAATATGTTGTGGAGGGATTGTGGTGTTTGgaatttgatgatttctgggtttgGGAGGGCAGGGTTTTATGTGGAGGCTTTGAGTTTGGTTAGGAATATGGTTGAGGAAGAGGTAAAGTTGGATGCTTTGGTGGTACCGAGTATTTTGAATGCTTGTGGAGGGGAAGGTGACTTGATGAAAGGGAAGGAAATTCATGGGCGAGTAGTGAAGAGTACTTTGTTCAATGTGGACGTTGTAATTAGTAACTCGTTGATTGATATGTATGCCAGGTGCGGGTGCTTGAATGATTCAGAAAAGGTTTTCAGGAACATGCGCAGTTTGAATGTTGTTACATGGACCACAATGATATCCTGTTATGGGGTTCATGGGAGAGCAGAGGAATCTCTGgaagtttttaagaaaatgaaaggttTTGGACTTAAACCTAACCCTGTCACACTAACTGCAGTTTTGGCTAGTTGCAGCCATTCAGGTCTAATTGATGAAGGCCGGAGGATCTTTTATTCAATGCAATCACATTATGGGTTTGAACCCAGTGTAGAGCACTATGCTTGTATGGTGGACCTCTTAGGTCGTTTTGGCTATCTCGAGGAAGCTCTTGGATTAGTACAGAGAATGAAGTTAGAAGCAACTGCAAGTGTCTGGGGTGCGCTACTGGGTGGTTGTGTGATGCACAAGAATGTCAATATTGGTGAAATAGCTGCTCATTGTCTTTTTGAACTGGAACCAAGTAACCCCGGAAACTATATAGCCTTGTGTTATATTTACAAATCTCATGGTATTTCAGATGGTATAACAATAACCAGGGCAAAGATGAGAGAATTGGGTTTGGCTAAAACTCCTGGTTGTAGCTGGATAACAATAGCAGGAACAGTACACAAATTCTACCAAGGATGTCATTCTCATCCATTGACAAAAGTGACGTGTGAAATTTTAGATAGAATGATCAA from Populus trichocarpa isolate Nisqually-1 chromosome 5, P.trichocarpa_v4.1, whole genome shotgun sequence includes these protein-coding regions:
- the LOC7466830 gene encoding putative pentatricopeptide repeat-containing protein At3g23330; this encodes MSSYAQNYCYSDAICIFDEFLKMGFRPDHYTLPPLFKAVAGVGDCYLGFVLHGWVIRLGFEGYVVVGSSVLDFYLKGGKLVEAKRVFSNMLWRDCGVWNLMISGFGRAGFYVEALSLVRNMVEEEVKLDALVVPSILNACGGEGDLMKGKEIHGRVVKSTLFNVDVVISNSLIDMYARCGCLNDSEKVFRNMRSLNVVTWTTMISCYGVHGRAEESLEVFKKMKGFGLKPNPVTLTAVLASCSHSGLIDEGRRIFYSMQSHYGFEPSVEHYACMVDLLGRFGYLEEALGLVQRMKLEATASVWGALLGGCVMHKNVNIGEIAAHCLFELEPSNPGNYIALCYIYKSHGISDGITITRAKMRELGLAKTPGCSWITIAGTVHKFYQGCHSHPLTKVTCEILDRMIKVLMLPGIAVDQVICFSFLVQTYGMV